AGTCAGGGTTAGTGACAGCAGCACTAAAGCTTAAAAGAGATGTAATTAGGAAGGAGTTCTCTGAAGATCTCACCAAGCTATATGCTTCCtaaatcttcttctttgttttctctAAAACACAACTTGTCTGTGTTGCTCTTTAGTTGGTTTGCTTGAGAGTAGAAAAAGAGTTGTAGACACAAAAACATTACTGGAGTTCAAACAATCTATATGCTCTCATACTATAACCATTGCAAAGTGTTAATCAATTTGTGAGGATCATATTATCTCTCTCTTGTAAGATTCTCTTCCTTTGTGTGTTTCTAGCCAATGTTTGGGAACTTCTTTAGTCATTCGTAACTGTCTACTTCTTTTACGTGATGCCctccgatttggggttttaatattatgaaacGGACATTTGTTATGATAATAGCCAAGATTCTCTCTTTTCTTGCATGCTATTTGGTTGGCTCAGTCCTTCATCTCATTACTCTTGTAATGGTGAAACGCAAGAGAGAGTCATCTGAGAGAAGCTTTGGGGAATCAGAGTGAGTGTCTATACAATCAGACACAGTATCTGATATTCAAGTAAGAACCACACATATCTAGTTTTAGTGAAAGTATCATGTTGACTGTTGTGATGGGTGGGAGAAAGCTGAGAATGAAGTGGTTGAGATGAAGGAGAAGCTTGAGGCTGCTGAGAATGAAGTGGTTCATGGAACTTCTCCTTCCATTGATATTGATCTCATGGGTGATTTCCTCGTCTTGTAGCTTTGCCCCGAGACACCAAACGGTAAGATTGGACCTGAGTTTGTCACAAAAGAATCTCTTGTTCACACTCATTGGCTTCTGAAATAGAAGTATTGACTTGCCGAAATAAGTAACTTGAAGAAAAGTTGGAGAAGTTAGAAGCGGAGAAAGATGAGCTTGAAAGAAAAGTTAAATGTGACAGAGAAGTAGTGAGAGCACACGTTGAGACTTGAGCTTGGAGCTAGCGTTTGTGATATAGTGGAGGTAGAAAAAAAGTTGGAGAAGATGGAGGTTGAGAAAGCTGAGCTGCAGATATCTTTTGACATAATCAGAGATAAGCATGAAGAATCTAAACTTTGTCTTCAAGACATTGAAACAAAGCTatagagaagatccaagaacaaGTCTCTCTCTCCATCAAGAAAATACAGAACCTAAGATCAAACAAGTTTCTCTGAGAGAATCTCTAACCCATTGCTATTTTTATCTATAGAAAATGACTTCAAACCATTACtgtattttcctctaaaatagataTTAGAGGAAGAAATAATAATCTCTATTTTTGACTCTATATTTTGAAGATTGCTATAATAAGGAAATATATTGGAGTAAACTTCGTCTCTATTATAgattctctattttagagacaaaaatagtaaaatacatTAAAGATGATATAAACTGTCGATATGTGTTCCATTCTCAATtctttattcttaaaaaaaacatatgaatgAATCTAaagatttaaattttcaaaaaaaaaagatttagatTTTCTTTTAGGTTTTTAAGAAAGCTTTCATGTGTATCTATCATAAGTTATGACTcatatacaatataaataataacaatatCAAGGTTGTTTAATCTCGGTGAactctattaatataaattattgtatAGTTACCCTCCAAACATCCAAGGTTGTATGGTGTACTGGTTAGCACTCTGGACTTTGAATCCAGCGACCTGGGTTTGACTTCCGGTAggacctttttttttaacttttgtatGTTTCATTAAACTTTGTAATCAGCGGAGAACATATTCAAAACTGACTGTTCTTCATCACTTCTTGTCCTTTTCAAagcatttatgttttttttttttttgtcatccgtAGATTATATTAAACACAAAAACAACGTTTCTTACAAACCAGAGCCGGCAAGGAATACATTCCTTCCAGAGCCATAAGCCGGCGCGGTAACATGTACCACCCGGAGCCAAATGATGGATACAACACAAACCCATAAAAAACTAACAAAGACACGAAGAAAAAAGATGTCGAGAGTCATGAGAATAAAACAAAACTTCAGTAGAAGAGTATTCCACCTTGCGCTCAAAGACGAGCTTACCGAAATAGAACTCATCAACAATTAACACAAAATGAGAGGAGCATCGAGATAGACTAGACGCACACGAATATCACCAAACATATAAActgaatatgttttcttgttaaGACAAGataatttaatgatatttaacTATGATGATCGTTAATTAGCCTTTTTGTCTTCatgtcataaaaataattatctgtTCCAAACTTCCAATAACGCCTACCTGAAAGGCCTATAACGATCCATACTCATCCCATTAAAAGGCCCAAACATAACACAAATGACAAAGGATAATGAAACTTTCCTTTGGTTCACGGTTACATCATTTGGCGATGGCGGCGACATCGGGAGCGAAGATTACGGCGACTGAGCCACCGAAGATAGTTTGGAACGCGGGGAAACACCGATTCGAAACCGAAGATCACGAAGCTTTCATCGACTACAAGCTGAGAAACGACGGAAAAGTAATGGATCTGGTCCACACCTACGTCCCTTCCTCAAAACGAGGGTTAGGTTTAGCTTCCCTCCTCTGCGTCGCCGCCTTCGAACACGCTTCCTCTCACTCCCTCTCCGTCATCCCTTCCTGCTCATACGTTTCCGTAAGATCTCTCAATTTCTGATTCCGATCTCGAAAATTCGTGGATCTTGAAAGTTTGAATCGGTGTGTGGGTTTTGCAGGACACGTTTCTTCCTAGAAACCCAACGTGGAAGCCTCTGGTTCATTCGGAGGATCTTAAGTCTAGCATCTGAAGTAAGACTCGTTTTAACATTATTGTTAAGTTTGTGTTTCAGTGTCAGTTGTTGGTTGTGTAATCTTCAAAACCTTGTACTCAGATGTAATGAATCTGTAATAATAAAGTCTTTGAATGTCTTAATATGACAAAAATAATCGTTGATTGATTGTAATGAATTATCTGGTAGAGAGTTGAaacacttcaaaaaaaaatcacaacgaTCATATTATTGTgatgaattaatatttttccattttttgaaGTAAATCTATCTatctgtgttaaaaaaaaaaagtaaatttatcttttacactgatctatctatattattaaaagaaaagtacccatttgaaaatattcttacttcattaattaatttttttttgtttttttcttgtctttttcaattgcatttatgaaatatcctaaaacaaataaaactgtctaatttattacttgtttacattaatgaaatatgcttaaatgaatttaaacttcctattttattgtttgtctttttcagttaccctaatgaaatatccttaaataaatttggacataatgtcatttaatctaccaaaaaaactcatgagttatccttacgtgcataattttaataatgaagatttttaaaaacgtgcatcattaaaatgttacctaaaacatgcagcactaatatataacatgcatcaataaaactagaatttgactcacacaattatacggatattattttcacttgattaaatttaaaaataattatttattcaaaaaatatttaagaacggctatgtttttaaaaattatatggtattatttgctcataactcatttgtcatttgctaaattgttagaaaaaatgttttaccataatataactcagttgtcatttgctaaatttatggtttttatttatatttttcattatttaattataatattttcattttatattcgaaagataaatgaattttctttcaaacaatatttttgaaatttgtattttttaaaaaataatcaatttaaattgttattatcattgaa
This Brassica napus cultivar Da-Ae chromosome C6, Da-Ae, whole genome shotgun sequence DNA region includes the following protein-coding sequences:
- the LOC106372083 gene encoding acetyltransferase At1g77540; the encoded protein is MKLSFGSRLHHLAMAATSGAKITATEPPKIVWNAGKHRFETEDHEAFIDYKLRNDGKVMDLVHTYVPSSKRGLGLASLLCVAAFEHASSHSLSVIPSCSYVSDTFLPRNPTWKPLVHSEDLKSSI